One Drosophila santomea strain STO CAGO 1482 chromosome X, Prin_Dsan_1.1, whole genome shotgun sequence DNA segment encodes these proteins:
- the LOC120454956 gene encoding RNA-binding protein 4F has product MDSDKQLERQLEKELDEMPVQDLDDDTYDEYDLIVIPDQGKTSPKQAHSDAPQPEQHTGAPKTEDLGQRMRPTWPPSSAGGGDVTTIELISSDDEPSVEEAEGGDGGGGGDGNASSSDDVGVIEDSDSELSSDSDSASGGNQLERSYQELNALPNKQFAQMVTLIGIAFKLNDLEKIESSVLALQQVATVPAHVWLKYLKARLVVTQTAEERKAFEEKCAKALSYYYSIPLSEYIVNYLVDQGNVENHVLWAKLLADYDVERPDFGDKLRTLLATITDEKEAAAFEELLQKHCVSWKCSQEQRQLIQPIVDEFKRHLDEIGRGWDWSETYKRHVVHVEALSLDDDDLKNAVIRFIFERSVAKFPIVDVLWLSYIEFIQGSDGGCVAEEDDETAELTAKRASRLGKGYLRNTALDLAKRGVRSRPSVQLNHRYLDLMERADFEQPEVEQQIRAILERIVPDMDMTVELHLDYLAYCVRNTNAGDEQQAASLRAAFNRVWEELSALYGDEADTRYEVLQLWAQVEYTHLASPANGWHIWRQIMGYPGSSHRGLLWLGFAQMESEYNAGQGTRDVLREALSQPVLEDGIMVQELYRRYERCYGTYESIAACQALDLPAEYLKPRSRIKPNTQTANSRQQKQQHQPRQQQQPRQQTQSNSEPLNREQRRRQAHEQQQQLKQGQKKRPPPTQAAKTETSAGGASPPTSRARGPASAQGSDAEARESNFKYSPNMEINKIFVRNLHPACSKEELHELFSPFGSIKDVRLVHKLNKQFKGIAYVEFEKPGEAQRAVAGRDGHLLKGMNISVAISNPPPRGSASDVAKPSVAPKRRVPTSLIPTTLVRQEVAAKKRRLLLVEPGTSTADAATEHEANGGAAVSLVEQKAEEEPAAAAAAAPKSNDDFRKLFLKD; this is encoded by the exons ATGGACAGCGACAAGCAG CTGGAAAGGCAGCTGGAGAAGGAGCTGGACGAGATGCCGGTGCAGGATTTGGACGACGATACCTACGACGAGTACGATCTGATTGTGATACCCGATCAGGGCAAGACTTCGCCAAAGCAGGCGCACAGCGATGCGCCGCAGCCTGAGCAGCACACGGGCGCGCCAAAAACGGAGGATCTGGGCCAACGCATGCGCCCCACCTGGCCACCGTCGTCCGCCGGCGGCGGCGATGTGACCACCATTGAGCTGATCTCATCGGACGACGAGCCGTCGGTGGAGGAGGCTGAGGGAGGAgatggtggcggtggcggcgaTGGTAATGCAAGCAGCAGCGATGATGTGGGCGTCATCGAGGATTCGGACAGTGAGCTGTCCAGCGATAGCGACAGCGCAAGTGGCGGCAATCAGCTGGAGCGTTCGTACCAGGAGCTGAATGCACTGCCCAACAAACAGTTCGCCCAGATGGTCACCCTCATCGGTATTGCATT CAAACTGAATGACCTGGAGAAGATCGAGTCATCGGTGCTCGCCCTGCAACAAGTGGCCACTGTGCCGGCTCACGTGTGGCTGAAGTATCTCAAGGCCCGCCTGGTTGTCACCCAGACGGCCGAGGAGCGCAAGGCGTTCGAGGAGAAGTGTGCCAAAGCCTTAAGCTACTACTACA GCATACCGCTCTCCGAATACATTGTGAACTATCTGGTGGATCAGGGCAACGTGGAGAACCATGTGCTGTGGGCGAAACTGCTGGCGGACTACGACGTTGAGCGTCCCGACTTTGGCGACAAGCTGCGCACGCTGCTCGCGACGATTACGGATGAAAAGGAGGCAGCCGCTTTTGAGGAACTGCTACAGAAGCACTGCGTCAGCTGGAAGTGCAGCCAGGAGCAGCGGCAGCTGATCCAGCCCATTGTGGACGAGTTTAAGCGGCATCTGGACGAGATTGGACGTGGTTGGGATTGGTCTGAGACATACAAGCGCCATGTTGTCCATGTGGAGGCGTTATCGCTCGACGATGATGACCTCAAAAACGCTGTGATTCGTTTCATATTTGAGCGCTCGGTGGCCAAGTTCCCAATTGTCGATGTGCTGTGGCTATCCTACATCGAATTCATTCAGGGCAGCGATGGCGGCTGTGTGGCGGAGGAGGATGATGAAACTGCCGAATTGACAGCGAAGCGGGCCAGCCGCTTGGGCAAAGGTTACCTGCGCAACACGGCACTGGATTTGGCCAAGCGTGGAGTGCGCAGTCGTCCCAGTGTGCAACTGAATCATCGATACCTCGACCTGATGGAGCGCGCCGACTTCGAGCAGCCGGAGGTTGAGCAACAGATACGCGCCATACTGGAGCGCATTGTGCCCGACATGGACATGACCGTGGAGCTGCACTTGGACTATCTGGCGTACTGTGTGCGCAACACCAATGCCGGCGATGAGCAGCAGGCCGCCAGTCTGCGTGCCGCCTTCAATCGCGTGTGGGAAGAGCTATCCGCGCTCTACGGCGACGAGGCGGATACCAGGTACGAGGTGCTGCAGCTGTGGGCCCAAGTGGAGTACACGCACCTGGCCAGTCCCGCCAATGGCTGGCACATTTGGCGCCAGATCATGG GTTATCCAGGCAGCTCGCATCGCGGCCTGCTTTGGCTGGGCTTTGCCCAAATGGAAAGCGAATACAATGCTGGCCAGGGCACACGCGATGTTCTACGCGAAGCGCTGTCCCAGCCCGTCCTGGAGGATGGCATTATGGTGCAGGAGCTCTACCGACGCTATGAACGCTGCTATGGCACCTACGAGTCCATTGCCGCCTGCCAGGCCCTCGACTTGCCCGCTGAATATCTGAAGCCGCGTTCCCGCATCAAGCCCAATACTCAGACGGCCAATTCTCGccaacagaagcagcagcatcagcctcgccagcagcagcagcctcgCCAGCAAACACAATCGAATAGCGAGCCACTGAATCGAGAGCAGCGACGTCGCCAGGCGCacgagcagcaacagcaactgaaGCAGGGACAAAAGAAGAGGCCACCGCCCACACAAGCGGCCAAAACAGAGACGTCCGCCGGTGGAGCTTCGCCACCCACATCGAGAGCCAGGGGACCAGCCAGTGCGCAGGGATCAGATGCAGAGGCCAGGGAATCGAACTTTAAGTATTCGC CCAACATGGAGATAAATAAGATCTTTGTGCGGAACCTGCATCCCGCCTGCAGCAAGGAGGAGCTGCACGAGCTCTTCTCGCCCTTTGGCAGCATCAAGGATGTGCGCCTGGTGCACAAGCT AAACAAGCAGTTCAAGGGCATTGCCTACGTGGAGTTCGAGAAGCCAGGAGAGGCGCAAAGAGCGGTGGCTGGACGCGATGGTCACCTGTTGAAGGGCATGAAT ATTTCCGTGGCCATTTCCAACCCGCCGCCGAGGGGCTCAGCCTCGGATGTTGCCAAGCCCAGTGTGGCGCCCAAGAGACGTGTGCCCACCTCGCTGATACCGACGACTCTGGTGCGCCAGGAGGTGGCCGCCAAGAAGCGACGCTTGCTGCTGGTCGAGCCGGGCACCTCAACGGCTGACGCGGCCACCGAGCACGAGGCTAATGGCGGCGCCGCCGTGTCCCTTGTGGAGCAAaaggcggaggaggagccagctgctgctgctgctgctgcgcccaAGTCAAACGACGACTTTCGCAAGCTATTTCTTAAGGATTAG
- the LOC120454960 gene encoding something about silencing protein 10 — protein sequence MDSEGDDYELTGSEQEYDDEEREILEDLRKQRKKQQDPVQDVLGFSEDDDEDAEEDDVAELMRDSDIEGAEDDDRDLPNTMDWGSKRSTYYNTDFVDQDYSSYNAQEEEQALAEEEEAKKIQLRLAKRLSEADFQLDDVQAPSAASSDDEQVAGEITKVTTDLTGLTARERRQLLHKDSPEFIGLTQDFQQHLDEVKDLITPVLNYVRNHDVPVVPALQYASLFHTVLTTYCSNVAFYLLLKARRSSVKFHPVVKRLVQLKQLLEQLKPRYEEYIRPQLEALLERIQDGDAFTVLDVAQRKAKLQILNKYNGGQQADVSSDDDDDDSKAKDLAKQLNEEDGEEDEAAEEDEDDEENARRGITYQMAKNKGLTPHRKKELRNPRVKHRGKYRKALIRRKGAVRTVRKELQRYGGEMSGIKATVTKSVKFRT from the coding sequence ATGGACAGCGAGGGCGACGACTACGAGCTGACCGGCTCCGAGCAGGAGTACGATGACGAGGAGCGCGAGATACTCGAGGATTTGCGCAAACAGCGCAAAAAGCAACAGGATCCCGTCCAGGATGTGCTCGGTTTCAGTGAAGATGACGACGAGGATGCGGAGGAGGACGATGTTGCGGAACTGATGCGGGACAGCGACATCGAGGGGGCCGAGGACGATGACCGCGATCTGCCCAACACAATGGACTGGGGCAGCAAACGGAGCACCTACTACAACACGGACTTTGTTGACCAGGACTACAGCAGCTACAATgcccaggaggaggagcaggccctcgccgaggaggaggaggccaagAAGATCCAGTTGCGCCTGGCCAAGCGGCTGAGCGAGGCCGATTTCCAGCTGGACGATGTCCAAGCTCCATCCGCAGCCAGCAGTGACGACGAGCAGGTGGCGGGCGAGATAACCAAAGTGACCACCGACCTGACCGGCCTGACGGCCCGCGAGCGACGTCAACTGCTGCACAAGGACTCGCCGGAGTTCATCGGCCTCACCCAGGACTTTCAGCAGCATCTGGACGAGGTGAAGGATCTAATTACACCGGTGCTCAATTACGTGCGCAATCACGATGTGCCCGTGGTGCCGGCCCTGCAGTACGCCAGCCTCTTTCACACCGTGCTCACCACCTACTGCTCCAATGTGGCGTTCTATCTGCTCCTAAAGGCGCGCCGCAGCAGCGTCAAGTTCCATCCGGTGGTCAAGCGGCTGGTGCAGCTAAAGCAGCTGCTCGAGCAACTGAAGCCGCGCTACGAGGAGTACATTAGGCCGCAGCTGGAGGCGCTGCTGGAGCGGATACAGGATGGCGATGCATTCACTGTGCTGGATGTGGCGCAGCGCAAGGCCAAGCTGCAGATCCTCAACAAGTACAACGGTGGGCAGCAGGCGGATGTGAGctccgatgatgatgacgatgatagTAAGGCGAAGGATCTGGCTAAGCAGCTGAACGAAGAGGATGGGGAGGAGGATgaggcggcggaggaggatgAAGATGATGAGGAGAACGCGCGACGCGGCATCACCTACCAGATGGCGAAGAACAAGGGCCTCACGCCGCACCGCAAGAAGGAGCTGCGCAATCCGCGGGTCAAGCATCGCGGCAAATACCGCAAGGCGCTCATCCGGCGCAAGGGAGCCGTGCGCACGGTGCGCAAGGAGCTGCAGCGCTACGGCGGCGAGATGTCCGGCATCAAGGCCACCGTCACGAAGAGCGTCAAGTTCCGCACCTAG
- the LOC120454958 gene encoding uncharacterized protein LOC120454958 isoform X2, whose translation MQNKMEAENQTFRSKTQLKNILQNAAFKNELAADMRCSRAKMLLAQMDANGRSDGRSDFPKTSDPTKPADQVGQLPALRSSRGKQMHICARFLPQNPGSPPSDEAFSMCTGKRKVLDAISAFQQSAVVAHDEHMPLQNVTNANGQVELQAKQEQLMPDSETDYLLEWLEKTAHWDVPEHNSRHKAAAEKAAPECPASHSDDGELRTQNPFGLAAAKADKLSDAGVADQVTEDFGCSENLRSAFPESCVTDAILMLDRAKHAVRLDCALPPLNVQDCCRQGDLIRIAVCKVYSPFQFWFHFQHPTGDFDPLVQLTNEMNSFYTRELDPAYRSAMPSSFHKAGYICAAQHGSGDWRRARVLHTAPIDATWVYVYHVDYATSVELPPCKLRFLPDHFANTPIQAARGTLSHIQPLGIHWPPDSVSHFKRLVYHRTLHAEVIEVDAAAGILFMRLSQSVEFAPSINKLLVEAGFAAISENYSRAVIAYNCGRRLRYLRERLPSFEILESRIIPLNDEEFEQYFDAIIYCPSFHSDFQLPQLQNPFRSGLLEALAAWMPAYRREQEHWLRIYKQADMQLLEARRQTKKKADSEAQAKEVLADPGGQVVQKAAAKQEDAGSQQQQQQQQQEEQPN comes from the exons atgcaaaacaaaatggaaGCCGAAAATCAAACATTTCGCTCGAAAACGCAACTTAAAAATATTCTGCAAAATGCCGcgtttaaaaatgaattagcAGCCGATATGCGCTGCTCGCGTGCCAAAATGCTACTGGCGCAAATGGACGCCAATGGGAGGAGTGACGGCCGCAGCGATTTC CCCAAAACTAGCGATCCCACCAAGCCAGCTGACCAGGTAGGCCAACTTCCAGCACTGAGGAGCAGCCGCGGCAAACAGATGCACATATGTGCCAGATTTTTGCCTCAAAAT CCGGGTTCGCCGCCCAGCGACGAAGCCTTCTCCATGTGCACTGGAAAACGCAAAGTTTTGGACGCCATATCGGCGTTCCAGCAGTCGGCAGTCGTCGCCCATGACGAACATATGCCGCTCCAGAACGTGACGAATGCCAATGGCCAAGTGGAGCTGCAAGCGAAGCAGGAACAGCTAATGCCCGACAGCGAAACCGACTACCTGCTGGAGTGGCTGGAGAAGACAGCGCATTGGGACGTGCCGGAGCATAATAGTCGCCACAAAGCTGCGGCAGAGAAGGCGGCACCGGAATGTCCAGCTAGCCACAGCGATGATGGCGAGTTGAGAACGCAGAATCCCTTTGGCCTGGCTGCCGCCAAGGCGGATAAACTGTCGGATGCTGGAGTAGCGGATCAGGTCACAGAGGACTTTGGGTGCAGCGAGAACTTGCGCTCTGCGTTTCCCGAAAGCTGTGTG ACGGATGCCATCCTAATGCTGGACAGAGCCAAGCATGCCGTGCGCCTGGACTGTGCGCTGCCGCCACTGAATGTGCAGGATTGCTGCCGGCAGGGCGACTTAATCAGGATCGCCGTGTGCAAGGTGTACAGTCCCTTTCAGTTCTGGTTCCACTTTCAGCATCCCACGGGCGACTTCGATCCGCTGGTCCAGCTGACCAACGAAATGAA CTCGTTTTACACTCGTGAGTTGGATCCGGCGTACAGGAGTGCGATGCCCAGCAGCTTTCACAAAGCCGGCTACATATGCGCCGCCCAACATGGAAGTGGCGACTGGCGACGGGCCAGAGTGCTGCACACCGCGCCCATAGACGCCACCTGGGTGTACGTCTACCACGTGGACTATGCCACGTCCGTTGAATTGCCGCCGTGTAAATTGCGTTTTCTGCCGGATCACTTTGCGAACACCCCAATACAGGCGGCCCGCGGCACACTGTCGCACATACAGCCATTGGGCATCCACTGGCCACCGGATAGCGTCAGTCACTTCAAGCGTTTGGTGTACCACAGAACGTTGCATGCTGAGGTGATCGAAGTGGACGCCGCCGCGGGCATACTCTTCATGCGACTGTCGCAGAGCGTGGAGTTTGCGCCGTCGATCAACAAGCTGCTGGTGGAGGCCGGCTTTGCGGCGATTAGCGAGAACTACAGTCGCGCGGTCATCGCATACAACTGCGGCCGAAGGCTACGTTACCTACGCGAGCGACTGCCCAG CTTCGAGATACTCGAGTCGCGCATAATACCGCTGAATGACGAGGAGTTCGAGCAGTATTTCGATGCCATCATCTATTGCCCATCGTTCCACAGCGATTTCCAGCTGCCGCAGCTGCAGAATCCCTTTCGCAGCGGCCTCCTCGAAGCGCTGGCCGCTTGGATGCCCGCCTATCGCCGCGAGCAGGAGCACTGGCTTCGCATTTACAAGCAGGCGGACATGCAGCTGCTGGAGGCTCGTCGGCAGACCAAAAAGAAGGCGGACAGCGAGGCGCAAGCGAAGGAAGTGCTGGCCGACCCTGGTGGGCAAGTGGTGCAAAAAGCTGCAGCGAAGCAGGAAGATGCAGGatcacagcagcagcagcagcagcagcagcaggaggagcagccaAACTAG
- the LOC120454958 gene encoding uncharacterized protein LOC120454958 isoform X3: protein MQNKMEAENQTFRSKTQLKNILQNAAFKNELAADMRCSRAKMLLAQMDANGRSDGRSDFIVPKPKTSDPTKPADQPGSPPSDEAFSMCTGKRKVLDAISAFQQSAVVAHDEHMPLQNVTNANGQVELQAKQEQLMPDSETDYLLEWLEKTAHWDVPEHNSRHKAAAEKAAPECPASHSDDGELRTQNPFGLAAAKADKLSDAGVADQVTEDFGCSENLRSAFPESCVTDAILMLDRAKHAVRLDCALPPLNVQDCCRQGDLIRIAVCKVYSPFQFWFHFQHPTGDFDPLVQLTNEMNSFYTRELDPAYRSAMPSSFHKAGYICAAQHGSGDWRRARVLHTAPIDATWVYVYHVDYATSVELPPCKLRFLPDHFANTPIQAARGTLSHIQPLGIHWPPDSVSHFKRLVYHRTLHAEVIEVDAAAGILFMRLSQSVEFAPSINKLLVEAGFAAISENYSRAVIAYNCGRRLRYLRERLPSFEILESRIIPLNDEEFEQYFDAIIYCPSFHSDFQLPQLQNPFRSGLLEALAAWMPAYRREQEHWLRIYKQADMQLLEARRQTKKKADSEAQAKEVLADPGGQVVQKAAAKQEDAGSQQQQQQQQQEEQPN from the exons atgcaaaacaaaatggaaGCCGAAAATCAAACATTTCGCTCGAAAACGCAACTTAAAAATATTCTGCAAAATGCCGcgtttaaaaatgaattagcAGCCGATATGCGCTGCTCGCGTGCCAAAATGCTACTGGCGCAAATGGACGCCAATGGGAGGAGTGACGGCCGCAGCGATTTC ATCGTTCCCAAGCCCAAAACTAGCGATCCCACCAAGCCAGCTGACCAG CCGGGTTCGCCGCCCAGCGACGAAGCCTTCTCCATGTGCACTGGAAAACGCAAAGTTTTGGACGCCATATCGGCGTTCCAGCAGTCGGCAGTCGTCGCCCATGACGAACATATGCCGCTCCAGAACGTGACGAATGCCAATGGCCAAGTGGAGCTGCAAGCGAAGCAGGAACAGCTAATGCCCGACAGCGAAACCGACTACCTGCTGGAGTGGCTGGAGAAGACAGCGCATTGGGACGTGCCGGAGCATAATAGTCGCCACAAAGCTGCGGCAGAGAAGGCGGCACCGGAATGTCCAGCTAGCCACAGCGATGATGGCGAGTTGAGAACGCAGAATCCCTTTGGCCTGGCTGCCGCCAAGGCGGATAAACTGTCGGATGCTGGAGTAGCGGATCAGGTCACAGAGGACTTTGGGTGCAGCGAGAACTTGCGCTCTGCGTTTCCCGAAAGCTGTGTG ACGGATGCCATCCTAATGCTGGACAGAGCCAAGCATGCCGTGCGCCTGGACTGTGCGCTGCCGCCACTGAATGTGCAGGATTGCTGCCGGCAGGGCGACTTAATCAGGATCGCCGTGTGCAAGGTGTACAGTCCCTTTCAGTTCTGGTTCCACTTTCAGCATCCCACGGGCGACTTCGATCCGCTGGTCCAGCTGACCAACGAAATGAA CTCGTTTTACACTCGTGAGTTGGATCCGGCGTACAGGAGTGCGATGCCCAGCAGCTTTCACAAAGCCGGCTACATATGCGCCGCCCAACATGGAAGTGGCGACTGGCGACGGGCCAGAGTGCTGCACACCGCGCCCATAGACGCCACCTGGGTGTACGTCTACCACGTGGACTATGCCACGTCCGTTGAATTGCCGCCGTGTAAATTGCGTTTTCTGCCGGATCACTTTGCGAACACCCCAATACAGGCGGCCCGCGGCACACTGTCGCACATACAGCCATTGGGCATCCACTGGCCACCGGATAGCGTCAGTCACTTCAAGCGTTTGGTGTACCACAGAACGTTGCATGCTGAGGTGATCGAAGTGGACGCCGCCGCGGGCATACTCTTCATGCGACTGTCGCAGAGCGTGGAGTTTGCGCCGTCGATCAACAAGCTGCTGGTGGAGGCCGGCTTTGCGGCGATTAGCGAGAACTACAGTCGCGCGGTCATCGCATACAACTGCGGCCGAAGGCTACGTTACCTACGCGAGCGACTGCCCAG CTTCGAGATACTCGAGTCGCGCATAATACCGCTGAATGACGAGGAGTTCGAGCAGTATTTCGATGCCATCATCTATTGCCCATCGTTCCACAGCGATTTCCAGCTGCCGCAGCTGCAGAATCCCTTTCGCAGCGGCCTCCTCGAAGCGCTGGCCGCTTGGATGCCCGCCTATCGCCGCGAGCAGGAGCACTGGCTTCGCATTTACAAGCAGGCGGACATGCAGCTGCTGGAGGCTCGTCGGCAGACCAAAAAGAAGGCGGACAGCGAGGCGCAAGCGAAGGAAGTGCTGGCCGACCCTGGTGGGCAAGTGGTGCAAAAAGCTGCAGCGAAGCAGGAAGATGCAGGatcacagcagcagcagcagcagcagcagcaggaggagcagccaAACTAG
- the LOC120454958 gene encoding uncharacterized protein LOC120454958 isoform X1: protein MQNKMEAENQTFRSKTQLKNILQNAAFKNELAADMRCSRAKMLLAQMDANGRSDGRSDFIVPKPKTSDPTKPADQVGQLPALRSSRGKQMHICARFLPQNPGSPPSDEAFSMCTGKRKVLDAISAFQQSAVVAHDEHMPLQNVTNANGQVELQAKQEQLMPDSETDYLLEWLEKTAHWDVPEHNSRHKAAAEKAAPECPASHSDDGELRTQNPFGLAAAKADKLSDAGVADQVTEDFGCSENLRSAFPESCVTDAILMLDRAKHAVRLDCALPPLNVQDCCRQGDLIRIAVCKVYSPFQFWFHFQHPTGDFDPLVQLTNEMNSFYTRELDPAYRSAMPSSFHKAGYICAAQHGSGDWRRARVLHTAPIDATWVYVYHVDYATSVELPPCKLRFLPDHFANTPIQAARGTLSHIQPLGIHWPPDSVSHFKRLVYHRTLHAEVIEVDAAAGILFMRLSQSVEFAPSINKLLVEAGFAAISENYSRAVIAYNCGRRLRYLRERLPSFEILESRIIPLNDEEFEQYFDAIIYCPSFHSDFQLPQLQNPFRSGLLEALAAWMPAYRREQEHWLRIYKQADMQLLEARRQTKKKADSEAQAKEVLADPGGQVVQKAAAKQEDAGSQQQQQQQQQEEQPN from the exons atgcaaaacaaaatggaaGCCGAAAATCAAACATTTCGCTCGAAAACGCAACTTAAAAATATTCTGCAAAATGCCGcgtttaaaaatgaattagcAGCCGATATGCGCTGCTCGCGTGCCAAAATGCTACTGGCGCAAATGGACGCCAATGGGAGGAGTGACGGCCGCAGCGATTTC ATCGTTCCCAAGCCCAAAACTAGCGATCCCACCAAGCCAGCTGACCAGGTAGGCCAACTTCCAGCACTGAGGAGCAGCCGCGGCAAACAGATGCACATATGTGCCAGATTTTTGCCTCAAAAT CCGGGTTCGCCGCCCAGCGACGAAGCCTTCTCCATGTGCACTGGAAAACGCAAAGTTTTGGACGCCATATCGGCGTTCCAGCAGTCGGCAGTCGTCGCCCATGACGAACATATGCCGCTCCAGAACGTGACGAATGCCAATGGCCAAGTGGAGCTGCAAGCGAAGCAGGAACAGCTAATGCCCGACAGCGAAACCGACTACCTGCTGGAGTGGCTGGAGAAGACAGCGCATTGGGACGTGCCGGAGCATAATAGTCGCCACAAAGCTGCGGCAGAGAAGGCGGCACCGGAATGTCCAGCTAGCCACAGCGATGATGGCGAGTTGAGAACGCAGAATCCCTTTGGCCTGGCTGCCGCCAAGGCGGATAAACTGTCGGATGCTGGAGTAGCGGATCAGGTCACAGAGGACTTTGGGTGCAGCGAGAACTTGCGCTCTGCGTTTCCCGAAAGCTGTGTG ACGGATGCCATCCTAATGCTGGACAGAGCCAAGCATGCCGTGCGCCTGGACTGTGCGCTGCCGCCACTGAATGTGCAGGATTGCTGCCGGCAGGGCGACTTAATCAGGATCGCCGTGTGCAAGGTGTACAGTCCCTTTCAGTTCTGGTTCCACTTTCAGCATCCCACGGGCGACTTCGATCCGCTGGTCCAGCTGACCAACGAAATGAA CTCGTTTTACACTCGTGAGTTGGATCCGGCGTACAGGAGTGCGATGCCCAGCAGCTTTCACAAAGCCGGCTACATATGCGCCGCCCAACATGGAAGTGGCGACTGGCGACGGGCCAGAGTGCTGCACACCGCGCCCATAGACGCCACCTGGGTGTACGTCTACCACGTGGACTATGCCACGTCCGTTGAATTGCCGCCGTGTAAATTGCGTTTTCTGCCGGATCACTTTGCGAACACCCCAATACAGGCGGCCCGCGGCACACTGTCGCACATACAGCCATTGGGCATCCACTGGCCACCGGATAGCGTCAGTCACTTCAAGCGTTTGGTGTACCACAGAACGTTGCATGCTGAGGTGATCGAAGTGGACGCCGCCGCGGGCATACTCTTCATGCGACTGTCGCAGAGCGTGGAGTTTGCGCCGTCGATCAACAAGCTGCTGGTGGAGGCCGGCTTTGCGGCGATTAGCGAGAACTACAGTCGCGCGGTCATCGCATACAACTGCGGCCGAAGGCTACGTTACCTACGCGAGCGACTGCCCAG CTTCGAGATACTCGAGTCGCGCATAATACCGCTGAATGACGAGGAGTTCGAGCAGTATTTCGATGCCATCATCTATTGCCCATCGTTCCACAGCGATTTCCAGCTGCCGCAGCTGCAGAATCCCTTTCGCAGCGGCCTCCTCGAAGCGCTGGCCGCTTGGATGCCCGCCTATCGCCGCGAGCAGGAGCACTGGCTTCGCATTTACAAGCAGGCGGACATGCAGCTGCTGGAGGCTCGTCGGCAGACCAAAAAGAAGGCGGACAGCGAGGCGCAAGCGAAGGAAGTGCTGGCCGACCCTGGTGGGCAAGTGGTGCAAAAAGCTGCAGCGAAGCAGGAAGATGCAGGatcacagcagcagcagcagcagcagcagcaggaggagcagccaAACTAG